One genomic window of Desulfatibacillum aliphaticivorans DSM 15576 includes the following:
- the amrB gene encoding AmmeMemoRadiSam system protein B has product MVFKTDSIMDWGRIPACVAVFLAALLALSFASNGLAMEQMENVREPAVAGSFYTANPSALKRQIKEFLREAKQTPVKGRVRALVAPHAGYVYSGVVAAASYEKMPRDVRKVIIIGASHRARYRGASIPNVSAYRTPLGLVPLAPEARRLAESPGFVRLDQAHAQEHSIEVQLPFLQVVLGDFEFIPILLGGGVNPDKLAEALEPLVQRGFFLIASTDLSHYYPYETAQNLDNICCQAIPNLDYEAMKNCKACGWVPTVAVMKVADSLGWTGTLLDYRNSGDTAGSKDKVVGYAAIAFTEAVKEFKGERKMPSYTSDQDKSDLLKLARSVMASRLTDAEVQRPEHPSKLLLENRGCFVTIHKDGQLRGCIGTIEPVQSLVDGVESNAYNAAFRDPRFPPLSARELDDIDVEVSVLTVPEEIEFTDGKDLLSKLKPGVHGVILSRGGRRSTFLPQVWDQLSNPQNFLIQLCRKGGMSPNCWQDPETKVEVYEAEYFSEHDE; this is encoded by the coding sequence ATGGTTTTTAAAACAGACAGCATAATGGATTGGGGCCGCATCCCTGCATGCGTTGCGGTTTTTCTGGCGGCGCTTTTGGCCTTGTCATTCGCATCCAATGGCCTTGCCATGGAGCAGATGGAAAACGTAAGAGAACCGGCGGTGGCGGGATCGTTTTACACCGCCAATCCCAGCGCCCTGAAAAGGCAGATTAAAGAGTTTTTGCGGGAGGCGAAGCAAACCCCGGTTAAAGGCCGGGTTCGCGCTCTGGTGGCGCCTCACGCCGGGTACGTGTACTCGGGCGTCGTGGCCGCCGCCTCCTATGAAAAAATGCCCAGGGACGTCCGCAAGGTCATAATCATTGGCGCCAGCCATCGCGCAAGATACCGCGGGGCGTCCATTCCCAACGTGTCCGCATACAGGACTCCCCTCGGCCTGGTTCCTTTGGCGCCCGAAGCCAGGCGCCTGGCGGAATCGCCCGGGTTCGTCCGCCTGGACCAGGCCCACGCCCAGGAGCATTCCATCGAAGTGCAACTGCCTTTTTTACAGGTCGTTCTCGGCGATTTTGAGTTCATCCCCATCTTGCTGGGCGGCGGGGTCAATCCCGACAAATTGGCCGAAGCCCTTGAGCCTTTGGTTCAAAGGGGATTTTTTCTTATTGCCAGCACGGACCTTTCCCATTACTATCCCTATGAAACAGCGCAAAACCTGGATAACATCTGCTGCCAGGCCATCCCCAATCTGGATTACGAGGCCATGAAAAATTGCAAGGCCTGCGGCTGGGTTCCCACGGTCGCGGTTATGAAGGTCGCCGATAGTCTGGGCTGGACCGGAACCTTGCTGGACTACCGGAACTCCGGGGACACCGCCGGATCCAAGGACAAAGTGGTTGGCTACGCAGCCATTGCATTTACGGAAGCCGTCAAAGAATTCAAAGGAGAACGCAAAATGCCTTCCTATACTTCCGACCAGGATAAATCCGATTTATTGAAACTCGCCCGCAGCGTCATGGCTTCCAGGCTGACCGACGCCGAGGTCCAAAGGCCCGAGCATCCGTCCAAGCTGCTCCTGGAAAACCGGGGGTGCTTTGTGACGATCCACAAAGACGGGCAGTTGCGGGGCTGCATCGGCACCATCGAGCCCGTGCAATCCCTGGTGGACGGCGTGGAATCCAACGCCTATAACGCCGCGTTCCGGGACCCCCGCTTTCCTCCCCTGTCAGCCAGGGAGCTAGACGACATTGACGTGGAGGTGAGCGTCCTCACCGTGCCCGAGGAAATCGAGTTTACGGACGGCAAGGATCTTTTGTCCAAGTTGAAGCCCGGCGTGCATGGGGTGATTTTAAGCCGCGGAGGGCGGCGCTCCACCTTTTTGCCCCAGGTGTGGGATCAGCTGTCCAATCCCCAGAATTTTCTGATTCAGCTTTGCAGAAAAGGAGGAATGTCCCCCAATTGCTGGCAGGACCCGGAAACCAAGGTAGAGGTCTACGAGGCCGAGTATTTTTCCGAGCATGATGAGTAA
- the amrS gene encoding AmmeMemoRadiSam system radical SAM enzyme — MASTRRTFLKAAAAAAGQGILFPLSRALSQELTFDSRTMKEAYFYKTLGGGSVQCLTCPHTCLITPDYRGKCGTKVNLGGKLYSISYANPCSLNVDPVEKKPMHHFLPGSKAFSLAVAGCNFTCLNCQNWEISQTTPDKTRNYYKPPETIVAHAKQYGCKSIAYTYTEATTYYEYMLDTAKAAREQGVKNILVSNAYIRPEPARRLSKYIDGAALNLKSLSDKIYMELNGGHLAPVQEAIKIYKDNGVWVEVIHLVVPTYTDNLDVIRRVAGWVAENLGPEAPFQLSRFHPNYRLVHLAATPVAFMKQAGEAAEKEGLKHVYLGNIPGVNNPVQCPSCRKTVVKRRGYYLEYDGVENGCCPFCGAPIQGVWD, encoded by the coding sequence ATGGCTTCCACAAGGCGCACATTTCTTAAAGCCGCTGCGGCTGCGGCGGGGCAGGGCATCCTGTTCCCCTTAAGCCGCGCCCTGTCCCAGGAGTTGACCTTCGACTCCCGGACCATGAAAGAGGCCTATTTTTACAAGACCTTGGGCGGGGGCTCGGTACAGTGCCTGACATGCCCTCACACCTGCCTCATCACTCCCGACTATCGCGGAAAATGCGGAACCAAAGTCAATCTGGGCGGCAAGCTCTACAGCATATCCTACGCCAACCCGTGTTCGTTGAACGTGGACCCGGTGGAAAAAAAGCCCATGCACCATTTTCTGCCGGGCAGCAAGGCTTTTTCCCTGGCTGTGGCCGGCTGCAATTTCACCTGTCTTAATTGCCAGAACTGGGAAATCTCCCAAACCACGCCGGACAAGACCAGGAACTATTACAAGCCGCCGGAAACCATTGTCGCTCATGCAAAACAGTACGGATGCAAAAGCATCGCCTATACGTATACGGAAGCCACCACCTATTACGAATACATGCTGGACACGGCCAAGGCGGCCAGGGAGCAGGGAGTCAAGAACATCCTGGTTTCCAACGCATACATCCGCCCTGAGCCCGCACGCCGCCTGAGCAAGTATATTGACGGCGCGGCCCTGAACCTCAAGTCATTGTCCGACAAAATATACATGGAATTGAACGGCGGACACCTGGCCCCGGTCCAGGAAGCGATCAAGATTTACAAGGACAATGGAGTCTGGGTGGAAGTCATTCATTTGGTGGTGCCTACTTACACGGATAACCTTGACGTCATCAGGCGGGTCGCCGGTTGGGTTGCGGAGAACCTTGGGCCGGAAGCGCCGTTTCAACTGTCCCGGTTTCATCCCAATTACAGGCTGGTTCACCTTGCGGCTACTCCGGTGGCCTTTATGAAGCAGGCGGGTGAAGCAGCCGAAAAAGAAGGGCTGAAGCACGTGTATCTGGGAAACATTCCCGGAGTGAACAACCCGGTGCAATGTCCGTCATGCCGCAAAACCGTGGTTAAAAGACGGGGCTATTACCTGGAGTACGATGGCGTGGAAAACGGGTGCTGCCCTTTTTGCGGCGCCCCCATTCAGGGCGTTTGGGACTGA